A stretch of the Inquilinus sp. KBS0705 genome encodes the following:
- a CDS encoding GLPGLI family protein gives MKNSILLLLLACFVSSSLLAQNAHFTTAGTIEYEKKVNMYAIIKKRLGKEEDNSFGQQAFEQYKKTQPQFKTLVSTLTFTGNKTFFNPAPAPETTGNGWFGNEPSATQNNIVYTDLNTNVSTTNKKVFEEQFLVKDTVRKINWKITDETREIAGFTCRRANAIVMDSVYVVAFYSDEIPVSGGPESFTGLPGMILGVALPHDNITWFATKVTDMPVAETALKVPNKGKAVDYKGLVTTLNKALKSWGEYAQQYFRVFLL, from the coding sequence ATGAAAAATTCAATATTACTATTATTGCTTGCCTGCTTTGTTAGCAGCAGCTTATTGGCACAAAACGCGCACTTTACCACAGCAGGTACCATCGAGTACGAAAAGAAGGTAAACATGTATGCCATTATCAAAAAACGCCTGGGTAAAGAGGAAGATAACAGCTTTGGCCAACAGGCCTTTGAGCAATACAAAAAAACACAGCCGCAATTCAAAACACTGGTAAGCACCTTAACCTTTACCGGCAACAAAACCTTTTTTAACCCAGCCCCCGCGCCCGAAACTACAGGCAACGGCTGGTTTGGTAACGAGCCATCGGCTACGCAAAATAACATTGTTTATACCGACCTTAATACGAATGTAAGCACCACCAACAAAAAGGTATTTGAAGAGCAGTTTTTGGTAAAAGATACCGTACGCAAGATAAACTGGAAAATAACCGACGAAACCCGCGAAATTGCAGGCTTTACCTGCCGCCGCGCCAACGCCATCGTAATGGATTCGGTTTATGTGGTGGCTTTTTACAGCGATGAGATACCTGTATCGGGCGGGCCCGAATCATTTACAGGGTTGCCGGGTATGATACTTGGTGTTGCCCTGCCACACGATAACATTACCTGGTTTGCCACCAAGGTAACCGATATGCCGGTTGCCGAAACTGCCCTTAAAGTGCCCAATAAAGGCAAGGCGGTTGATTATAAAGGGCTGGTAACCACCCTTAACAAAGCCCTTAAAAGCTGGGGCGAATATGCCCAGCAGTACTTTAGGGTATTTTTACTATAG
- a CDS encoding AAA family ATPase, which translates to MYPNNPNSGMRIDAAQLQQASLNQLTQPQQETTDSVLMVRGANYWMNEASQRAIPQMLFGKFWHQGEVCILFADSNLGKSILAVQIADAITKGISQHPFEVEALAQPVIYCDFELTDKQFEARYSLNYGHHYLFNSNFLRGKINPDSELPEGFTDFDQHLIYELEQAVVQTGTKVLIIDNLTYLRNETEQANGALPLMKQLKTLKNKYDLSILVLAHTPKRDLSQPITRNDLQGSKMLMNFCDSAFTIGESNADNNLRYLKQIKQRNTEQVYGESNVCICQISKPHNFLHYEFLNYGQEWEQLKRKSEAVTEQMVQKAVDLNNEGLSLREIGKALNISHQKADRLIKMHALKQSIGR; encoded by the coding sequence ATGTATCCAAACAACCCTAACAGCGGCATGCGCATTGATGCCGCACAACTACAACAAGCCAGTTTAAACCAGCTTACCCAACCACAGCAAGAAACTACCGATAGCGTGCTGATGGTGCGTGGTGCCAACTACTGGATGAACGAGGCCAGCCAGCGTGCTATACCCCAAATGCTTTTTGGCAAGTTTTGGCACCAGGGCGAGGTATGCATACTTTTTGCCGATAGCAACCTGGGCAAAAGTATATTGGCCGTACAAATTGCCGATGCTATTACCAAAGGCATTAGCCAGCACCCTTTTGAGGTTGAGGCATTGGCACAACCCGTTATTTACTGCGATTTTGAGCTTACCGATAAACAGTTTGAGGCACGCTACAGCTTAAACTACGGGCACCACTACCTGTTTAACAGCAACTTTTTACGTGGCAAAATTAACCCCGATAGCGAGCTGCCCGAAGGCTTTACCGATTTTGACCAGCACCTGATATACGAGCTGGAGCAGGCTGTTGTACAAACCGGTACCAAGGTGCTTATTATTGATAACCTTACCTACCTGCGTAACGAAACCGAGCAGGCCAACGGTGCACTGCCTTTAATGAAACAGCTTAAAACGCTTAAAAACAAGTACGACCTAAGCATACTGGTGCTGGCACATACCCCCAAGCGCGACCTTAGCCAGCCTATTACCCGTAACGATTTGCAGGGCAGTAAAATGCTGATGAACTTTTGCGATAGTGCCTTTACCATTGGCGAAAGCAATGCCGATAACAACCTGCGCTACCTTAAGCAAATAAAACAACGCAATACCGAGCAGGTTTACGGCGAAAGCAATGTGTGTATTTGCCAGATAAGCAAGCCCCATAACTTTTTACACTACGAGTTTTTAAACTACGGGCAGGAGTGGGAGCAGCTTAAGCGCAAAAGCGAAGCCGTAACCGAGCAAATGGTACAAAAAGCGGTTGATTTAAACAACGAGGGCCTAAGCCTGCGCGAAATTGGCAAGGCACTAAACATATCGCACCAAAAGGCCGACAGGCTCATAAAAATGCACGCCCTTAAACAAAGCATAGGCAGGTAA
- a CDS encoding outer membrane beta-barrel protein has product MKIFITALVLQCLCSFACLAQTNYSVKGTVADTVSNVKLSNSSVSILNAKDSTLRKFTRVAPNGSFSMSNLNKGNFILLITYPGYADYVEKFTLDSVKSTHDFGNVSLLLKSRLLKEVIVKGSVAAIKIKGDTTEFNPKAFKIEPNMKVEDLIRQLPGMQVDKDGKITAQGQAVPKVLVDGEEFFGDDPTLVTKNIRADMVDKVQLYDKKSDQATFTGIDDGEKTKTINIKLKEDKKNGYFGKVDAGIGTDGFYQGQGLYNRFKGKKKFSAYTTVSNTGKTGLGWEDNNKLGTSEGLQFGDSGEIYINGGDDDDLESWDGRYNGRGIPIARTGGLHFDNKWNADKESINTNYKIGDLSVNGTANTLTQNNLPGRVLNSNSDETTNNSVFRQKLDAMFQVKLDTTSNLKFTVDGTVKNTKTRTSDNSQSFENDLLLNKQDRHLTNDADGKIFNATAFYNKKLKKAGRTFSVSLATGINDSKAQGYLNAHTDYYTKGILDSTKVVDQYKTNDTKSTKFLSNATYTEPLSKSFSLVLNYGVNINNANSNRQSFDQSAPGVYNLLNDSLSSNYKFNQFANQGGAIFNYKKGKQTLNFGTKVSDVRFKQVDEETGNAFKRSFTNWNPQASYQYRISQQQSFRFNYNGNPTQPTIDQIQPIRINNDPLNITLGNPNLDPSFTHRVSANYNSYKVLSGQSIWLNGSYSVTTNPIVSNITTDTTGKSTIQYLNLPGKKPSNFYGSVYLSRKIPNPEFYIGLNFNVNGSTYFSLKNSALNKTTSNSYRGGLSIDKYVAKKYNFSIQAGPTYSTGQSSLQPDLNNNGRGFSGNARFNVYLPGKIQVGADGDYTYQAATQSFATDFRQFIVNANLTKSFMKDETLKLSLSGNDLLNQNQGFSRNADGQSINQSRYTTIKRYFMLSVIWDFNKLGGGAPKK; this is encoded by the coding sequence ATGAAAATTTTTATTACAGCACTCGTACTGCAATGCTTGTGCTCCTTTGCTTGCCTTGCGCAAACAAACTACTCAGTTAAAGGCACCGTGGCCGATACTGTATCAAACGTTAAATTATCCAATTCTTCTGTCAGCATTTTAAACGCCAAAGATTCTACTTTAAGGAAATTTACGCGTGTTGCCCCTAACGGTAGCTTTAGCATGAGCAACCTAAACAAAGGCAATTTTATTTTGCTGATCACCTACCCCGGCTATGCTGATTACGTAGAAAAATTTACGTTAGATTCGGTAAAATCAACCCACGACTTCGGCAACGTTAGCTTACTGCTAAAATCGCGCTTGTTAAAAGAAGTGATTGTAAAAGGATCAGTAGCTGCCATTAAAATCAAAGGCGATACCACCGAGTTTAACCCCAAGGCTTTTAAAATAGAGCCTAATATGAAGGTAGAAGACCTGATACGTCAGCTACCCGGCATGCAGGTAGATAAGGATGGTAAAATTACCGCACAGGGCCAGGCCGTACCAAAGGTATTGGTTGATGGCGAGGAGTTTTTTGGCGATGACCCTACCCTGGTTACCAAAAACATACGTGCCGATATGGTAGATAAAGTACAGCTTTACGATAAAAAAAGCGACCAGGCCACCTTTACCGGTATTGATGACGGAGAGAAAACCAAAACCATCAACATTAAGCTAAAAGAAGATAAAAAGAACGGCTACTTTGGCAAGGTAGATGCAGGCATTGGTACCGATGGCTTTTACCAGGGCCAGGGCTTATATAACCGTTTTAAAGGGAAAAAGAAGTTTTCGGCCTATACTACGGTGAGTAACACAGGTAAAACCGGCTTAGGCTGGGAAGACAACAACAAACTGGGCACATCAGAAGGGCTACAGTTTGGCGATAGCGGCGAGATATATATTAACGGCGGAGATGACGATGATCTGGAATCGTGGGATGGCCGTTACAATGGCCGTGGCATACCCATTGCACGCACAGGTGGTTTACACTTTGATAATAAATGGAACGCTGATAAAGAATCTATTAATACCAACTATAAAATTGGCGACCTATCTGTTAACGGCACTGCCAATACCTTAACGCAAAATAATTTGCCGGGTAGGGTGTTAAACAGCAATTCCGACGAAACCACAAACAACTCGGTATTCAGGCAAAAGCTGGATGCGATGTTCCAGGTTAAGTTAGATACTACATCAAACCTTAAATTTACGGTTGATGGTACGGTTAAAAATACCAAAACCCGAACCTCAGATAACTCGCAAAGCTTTGAGAATGATTTATTGCTAAACAAGCAAGATCGCCATTTAACAAACGATGCCGATGGTAAAATATTTAATGCCACCGCATTTTATAACAAAAAGCTTAAAAAGGCAGGCCGTACCTTTTCGGTTAGCTTAGCTACCGGCATAAACGATAGCAAGGCCCAAGGTTATTTGAATGCCCATACCGATTACTACACCAAGGGCATATTAGATAGTACTAAGGTAGTTGACCAGTATAAAACCAACGACACAAAAAGCACCAAATTCCTTTCTAACGCCACTTATACCGAGCCCTTAAGCAAAAGCTTTTCATTGGTATTAAACTATGGGGTTAATATCAACAATGCCAACTCTAACAGGCAATCGTTTGATCAATCGGCACCGGGTGTTTATAATTTACTAAACGACTCGTTGAGCAGCAACTATAAATTTAACCAGTTTGCTAACCAGGGTGGTGCCATATTCAACTACAAAAAAGGCAAGCAAACCTTAAACTTTGGTACCAAGGTATCTGATGTAAGGTTTAAACAGGTTGACGAAGAAACCGGCAATGCCTTTAAGCGTAGCTTTACCAACTGGAACCCGCAGGCCAGCTACCAGTATCGTATATCGCAGCAGCAGTCGTTCAGGTTTAACTATAATGGCAACCCTACACAACCTACTATAGACCAAATACAACCTATACGCATCAACAACGATCCGTTGAATATCACATTAGGTAACCCGAATTTAGATCCATCGTTTACACACCGTGTATCTGCCAACTACAACTCCTATAAGGTACTTAGCGGGCAATCTATATGGTTAAATGGTTCGTACTCGGTTACTACTAACCCTATTGTAAGCAACATCACTACCGATACTACAGGTAAAAGCACTATACAGTATTTAAACCTGCCGGGTAAAAAGCCTTCAAACTTTTATGGCAGTGTTTACCTAAGCCGTAAAATACCTAACCCCGAATTTTATATAGGCTTAAACTTTAATGTTAACGGCAGTACCTACTTTAGCTTAAAAAACAGTGCTTTAAACAAAACTACGTCCAATAGTTACCGCGGTGGCTTAAGCATCGACAAATACGTGGCTAAAAAGTATAACTTTAGTATACAGGCAGGCCCTACCTACTCTACCGGGCAATCATCGTTACAACCCGACCTGAATAACAATGGCCGCGGTTTTAGCGGCAACGCACGCTTTAACGTTTACCTGCCCGGTAAAATACAGGTGGGTGCCGATGGCGATTATACTTACCAGGCAGCAACACAATCTTTTGCTACCGATTTTAGGCAGTTTATTGTGAATGCCAACCTAACCAAATCTTTCATGAAAGACGAAACCCTTAAGCTAAGCCTTAGCGGTAACGATTTACTGAACCAAAATCAGGGCTTTAGCCGCAATGCCGACGGGCAAAGCATCAACCAAAGCCGCTACACTACAATTAAACGATACTTTATGCTATCCGTTATCTGGGACTTTAACAAACTGGGCGGCGGGGCTCCAAAAAAATAA
- a CDS encoding tetratricopeptide repeat protein gives MKRIHLLILFFTLLYTAVFAQTNDLELARQYTANGETQKALDIYQKLYRQDNEAYYQQYFNSLITAKKFDDAESITKKMMKKHPDDMEYPVALGAVYTQQGNTPKAEAIYADLIKNLPADQNQIASLASQFYQNANVDYAVKIFKQGRKLLNNDALFSFELITLYRYKRDKVELTEEYLNFLPLNPVFLSQAENTFSSIYEGPDDYAMLKTALLKRIQKDPQQVVYTDLLTWQFLQQKEFDQALNQVLALSRRQNDDGSKVAELSKTLVANEAYDAAIRGYEYIISKGNKDDPNYVAAKIELINTKNLKVTSGRYTQTDLLSLESDYINLLAEFGRTRNTAFALQKLANLQAFKLHKLKDAQTLLESTITIPGVRPQLLASCKLDLGDIYLLNNQPWDATLVYSQVEKANVNTQIGQDALLRNAKLAYYTGDFNWARRQLDILKAATSQLIANDALNLSLLISDNLAVDSSGSALKLYARADLLIFAEQTTKAFTTLDSIDKLYPGNLLAADILMAKARILLQQKDYTNATVLLKKITESHADDLWADDAVFMLGDIYETKLNNPELAKTYYQKIISNYQGSLWLNDARKRFRLLRGDKNDGT, from the coding sequence ATGAAGCGTATACACCTGCTTATTTTATTTTTCACACTGCTTTACACAGCCGTTTTTGCACAAACAAACGATTTGGAATTGGCGCGCCAATATACTGCCAATGGCGAAACACAAAAGGCCCTTGACATATACCAGAAGCTATACCGGCAAGATAATGAGGCTTATTATCAGCAATATTTTAACAGCTTAATTACCGCCAAAAAATTTGATGACGCCGAAAGCATCACCAAAAAGATGATGAAAAAACACCCCGACGACATGGAGTACCCCGTGGCTTTGGGCGCTGTTTATACCCAGCAAGGCAATACGCCTAAAGCCGAAGCCATTTATGCCGACCTGATCAAAAACCTGCCTGCCGACCAAAACCAGATAGCCAGCCTGGCATCACAATTTTACCAGAATGCCAATGTTGATTATGCTGTGAAGATATTTAAGCAGGGCCGTAAGCTGCTAAATAACGATGCCCTGTTTAGTTTTGAACTGATAACCCTTTACCGCTACAAACGCGATAAGGTAGAACTTACCGAGGAGTACCTGAACTTTTTACCCCTTAACCCGGTATTTTTAAGCCAGGCCGAAAACACATTCTCATCGATATACGAAGGGCCCGATGATTATGCGATGCTAAAAACAGCCCTGCTAAAAAGAATACAAAAAGACCCGCAACAGGTGGTATACACCGATTTGCTAACCTGGCAGTTTTTGCAGCAAAAGGAATTTGACCAGGCCCTTAACCAGGTACTTGCACTAAGCCGCCGCCAAAACGATGATGGCAGTAAAGTGGCCGAGCTTAGCAAAACACTGGTGGCTAACGAGGCTTATGATGCCGCTATACGCGGGTACGAGTATATTATCAGTAAGGGTAATAAAGACGACCCCAATTATGTAGCGGCCAAAATAGAACTCATTAACACCAAAAACTTAAAGGTGACCAGCGGCAGGTACACGCAGACTGATCTGCTTAGTTTGGAGAGCGATTATATAAACCTGCTTGCCGAATTTGGCCGTACACGCAATACGGCTTTTGCCCTGCAAAAACTGGCCAATCTACAGGCTTTTAAACTCCATAAATTAAAAGATGCCCAAACACTGTTAGAGAGCACAATAACTATCCCCGGTGTAAGGCCGCAGTTATTGGCAAGCTGCAAGCTGGATTTAGGTGATATTTACTTACTGAACAACCAACCATGGGATGCCACGTTGGTTTACAGCCAGGTAGAAAAAGCCAACGTCAATACCCAAATTGGGCAAGATGCACTTTTGCGCAATGCTAAACTGGCCTATTATACCGGCGATTTTAACTGGGCGCGCAGGCAATTGGATATTTTAAAAGCAGCCACATCGCAATTAATAGCCAACGATGCGCTTAACCTTTCGTTATTAATAAGCGATAATTTGGCGGTTGACAGCAGCGGCAGTGCGTTAAAACTTTATGCAAGGGCCGACCTGTTGATATTTGCCGAGCAAACCACGAAGGCATTTACAACCCTGGATAGCATAGATAAACTATATCCCGGCAATTTGCTTGCCGCCGATATTTTAATGGCAAAGGCGCGTATACTGCTACAACAAAAAGATTATACCAATGCCACTGTGCTGCTCAAAAAAATTACCGAAAGCCATGCCGACGATCTTTGGGCCGATGACGCGGTATTTATGCTGGGCGATATTTACGAAACCAAACTTAACAACCCCGAACTGGCCAAAACCTATTACCAAAAAATAATAAGCAATTACCAGGGCAGCCTTTGGTTAAACGATGCCCGAAAGCGTTTCAGGCTGTTAAGGGGCGATAAGAACGATGGAACGTAG
- a CDS encoding Gfo/Idh/MocA family oxidoreductase: protein MKIAMLGSGFIARFYADSLIGHRRTDVLHAVYSRDINKAKQFAHDYKLPVYSDSLHDVVNNPDVDVVVISLPNDLHLAAVEACAKAGKHVLCTKPLGRTAAEAKQMLDAVEAAGVMGGYLEDLCYTPKFNKSLASVKAGALGRVLWAKSREAHPGPHSNWFWDKTQSGGGAIVDLGCHCIEIARSYIGKHIKPVEVMCWAATQVHPIDAEDNAIGMVKYANGAIGQFEVSWCFRGGMDLRDEVMGTEGTIWINNFLRTGFDMFSTGKGGGYVAEKAESSSGWLFPVGDEVNELGYNHMFTDMFEAIEQQRPPAETFYDGYVVNAIIDAAYASAKSGVWEPVNLTDWRGDTDTKIATEFANYNEQYYLIKEEILPHGDKKLLLKDKVTGEVVVRDL, encoded by the coding sequence ATGAAAATTGCTATGCTGGGTTCGGGCTTTATCGCGCGTTTCTATGCCGACTCGTTAATTGGCCACCGCCGAACCGATGTGCTGCACGCCGTGTACAGCAGGGATATTAACAAAGCCAAACAATTTGCCCACGATTATAAGCTGCCCGTGTATAGCGATAGCCTGCACGATGTAGTAAACAACCCCGATGTGGATGTAGTGGTCATCAGCCTCCCTAACGATTTGCACCTTGCCGCTGTTGAGGCCTGCGCCAAGGCGGGCAAGCATGTGCTGTGCACCAAACCCCTGGGCCGCACCGCTGCCGAGGCTAAACAAATGCTGGATGCCGTAGAGGCTGCCGGCGTTATGGGCGGCTACCTGGAGGATTTATGCTACACCCCCAAGTTTAATAAAAGCCTTGCCAGTGTAAAGGCGGGCGCGCTGGGCCGTGTATTATGGGCCAAAAGCCGCGAGGCACACCCCGGCCCCCACAGCAACTGGTTTTGGGATAAAACGCAAAGCGGCGGCGGCGCCATTGTCGATCTGGGTTGCCACTGTATCGAAATTGCCCGCAGCTACATAGGCAAGCACATTAAACCTGTAGAGGTGATGTGCTGGGCGGCTACGCAGGTGCACCCTATTGATGCCGAAGACAATGCTATTGGTATGGTAAAGTATGCCAACGGCGCCATAGGGCAGTTTGAGGTAAGCTGGTGCTTCCGCGGCGGTATGGACCTTCGCGACGAGGTGATGGGCACCGAGGGCACTATTTGGATAAACAACTTTTTGCGTACCGGCTTTGATATGTTTAGCACCGGCAAGGGCGGCGGTTACGTTGCCGAAAAGGCCGAAAGCAGCAGCGGCTGGCTTTTCCCCGTTGGCGACGAGGTGAACGAGCTGGGCTACAACCACATGTTTACCGATATGTTTGAGGCTATTGAGCAGCAGCGCCCGCCAGCCGAAACCTTTTACGATGGCTACGTGGTAAACGCCATTATTGATGCGGCCTACGCATCGGCCAAAAGCGGCGTGTGGGAACCCGTAAACCTTACCGACTGGCGCGGCGATACCGATACCAAAATAGCCACCGAGTTTGCCAATTATAACGAGCAGTACTACTTGATAAAAGAAGAGATACTACCCCACGGCGATAAAAAGCTGTTACTAAAAGATAAAGTAACAGGCGAAGTGGTGGTGAGGGATTTGTAG
- the rfbC gene encoding dTDP-4-dehydrorhamnose 3,5-epimerase, producing MTVTETIIPGVLILEPKVFTDDRGYFYESYNKQTLLKAGINEDFVQDNQSMSKKGTLRGLHAQANPFGQGKLVSVVQGAVLDVAVDARKGSPTYGRHISVELSFKNKLQLWIPVGCLHGFVTLEDDTIFTYKVTNHYDKASETGIVWNDPTLAIGWGIDERDALLSAKDQELPAFATYESPFTF from the coding sequence ATGACCGTTACCGAAACCATTATCCCCGGCGTATTGATATTAGAACCCAAAGTTTTTACCGATGACAGAGGCTATTTTTATGAAAGCTATAACAAGCAAACACTGTTAAAAGCCGGCATAAACGAAGATTTTGTGCAAGACAATCAATCCATGTCAAAAAAAGGAACGCTGCGTGGCTTGCATGCCCAGGCTAATCCATTTGGCCAGGGTAAACTGGTTAGTGTAGTGCAAGGTGCCGTACTTGATGTTGCGGTAGATGCGCGCAAAGGATCGCCAACTTATGGCCGCCATATAAGTGTTGAATTATCGTTTAAAAACAAACTGCAATTATGGATACCCGTAGGTTGCCTGCACGGTTTTGTAACATTAGAAGACGATACCATATTTACTTATAAAGTAACCAATCATTACGATAAAGCATCAGAAACAGGCATCGTTTGGAACGATCCTACACTGGCTATTGGTTGGGGTATAGATGAACGAGACGCCCTGTTATCGGCTAAAGATCAGGAACTTCCCGCCTTTGCTACTTACGAAAGCCCCTTTACTTTTTAG
- a CDS encoding sugar phosphate isomerase/epimerase: MTMNRRNFIYNTTLLAAAAATQACTRTIAHHTPAAGIQLYMLRDEMAADTPGTLKKLGQLGYTQIESYGGDKGVFWGMTNTDFKKLAADNGLSLISTHYNDGTPQEFERLAARCAEVGMKYLICPWLGPQKSIDDFKRFADVFNQRGTVCQKYGLRYGYHPHDYPYQPVDGRLPIDVLLKHTDPDLVYYQMDVYYTVTQGQDPYAYLSQHKGRFKLMHMRDVLKQRLPAGSKEESACDLGEGVINFPKLIAAAEDNGMEYFFVEQSRYLNETPLQSAQKNAAYLKGMRLV; the protein is encoded by the coding sequence ATGACCATGAACAGAAGAAACTTCATCTACAACACTACCTTATTAGCAGCGGCAGCAGCCACACAGGCCTGTACGCGGACTATTGCCCACCATACACCTGCCGCAGGTATACAGCTTTATATGCTGCGCGATGAGATGGCTGCCGATACCCCCGGTACGCTTAAAAAGCTGGGCCAGCTGGGCTATACGCAAATAGAAAGCTATGGCGGCGATAAGGGCGTGTTTTGGGGGATGACCAACACCGATTTTAAAAAGCTGGCTGCCGATAACGGGTTAAGCCTCATCAGCACGCACTATAACGATGGCACCCCGCAGGAGTTTGAAAGGCTTGCCGCCCGGTGTGCCGAAGTTGGTATGAAGTACCTGATATGCCCATGGCTTGGCCCCCAAAAAAGCATCGACGATTTTAAACGCTTCGCGGATGTGTTTAACCAACGGGGCACCGTTTGCCAAAAGTACGGCCTGCGCTACGGCTACCACCCCCACGATTACCCCTACCAACCTGTGGACGGACGCCTGCCCATTGATGTACTGCTAAAACACACCGACCCCGATTTGGTATACTACCAAATGGATGTATACTACACCGTAACACAGGGGCAGGACCCTTATGCCTATTTAAGCCAACACAAGGGCCGCTTTAAGCTAATGCACATGCGAGATGTATTAAAGCAACGCCTGCCGGCAGGCAGTAAAGAGGAATCGGCTTGCGATTTAGGCGAGGGGGTAATCAACTTCCCCAAACTCATCGCGGCAGCAGAAGATAACGGTATGGAGTACTTTTTTGTTGAGCAAAGCCGCTACCTAAACGAAACCCCGCTGCAAAGCGCGCAAAAAAATGCCGCCTACCTAAAAGGCATGCGGCTGGTGTAA
- a CDS encoding DUF4286 family protein, with translation MIVYNDTFILDDAIEQEWLQWVKEEHIPAVMATGHFSSYRILNIVDSPNEGTTYCIQYNADSIEDFNGFYDKHLFRFQDAHHQRFPEKFVMFNTLMKTVD, from the coding sequence ATGATTGTATATAACGATACTTTTATTTTAGATGATGCCATTGAGCAGGAATGGCTGCAATGGGTTAAAGAAGAGCATATACCCGCTGTAATGGCAACAGGGCACTTTAGCTCGTACAGGATATTGAACATTGTTGATTCGCCAAACGAGGGCACTACTTATTGTATCCAGTATAATGCCGATTCTATTGAAGATTTTAACGGTTTTTATGATAAACACTTGTTCCGTTTTCAGGATGCACATCACCAGCGCTTCCCCGAAAAGTTTGTAATGTTTAATACTTTAATGAAAACCGTAGACTAA